In Xiphophorus maculatus strain JP 163 A chromosome 18, X_maculatus-5.0-male, whole genome shotgun sequence, a single genomic region encodes these proteins:
- the LOC102227270 gene encoding numb-like protein isoform X4, producing the protein MNKLRQSLRRKKPTYVPEASRPHQWQADEEAVRKGKCNFAVRYLGLVEVEESRGMHVCEEAVKKLKVSGKKTVKAVLWVSADGLRVVDDKTKDLIVDQTIEKVSFCAPDRNYDKAFSYICRDGTTRRWMCHCFMALKDSGERLSHAVGCAFAACLERKQRREKECGVTASFDASRTSFVREGSFRINSSSSQQGSSSERDEKMQDKKKDQPSVVPALPPGSASPPEGTASQMERPEPGGPHAIPRRHAPIEQLVRQGSFRGFPALSQKNSPFKRQLSLRLNDLPSTLQRKTDFEAKNPEMDMGLPCEGDSSINALCCQINTSFANPSDELFSNPSMSANCPPTCTVPPILPPPPAPVQVTSSWVQPEPSLHSPPPVSAALQSGHKRTPSEAERWLEEVSKAVKAQQTPPSGPIIPTIPGPPSVTSHHISTQATLSSAPVSSVPLPLGTLPKSLISGPSALPCQTQMPLPPMSISSVPLIPGPPVSGPPMSLPSMSIPTMSGPSMSGAPMMQGSLPGLPGSLPSAMQPFPLAFDATPAPVGMFANQPVQPAFMPMQTYMPGLASSMTYPNASVPVVGITPSQMVANAFCTATGSSGTGPTMGSAAGGSKVGPLGTVGHHHSYPGAAGATGHPSGFNTATFSSTPPLSSAINGLPPHSSAAAMNLQNGTSVSGGSGESWPPEGSQLTAPGVSDSQDDDRFEAKWAALETKGATQSTGNKAPAATANPFSNSLQKTFEIEL; encoded by the exons ATGAACAAGCTTCGTCAGAGTCTGAGGAGGAAGAAGCCCACCTATGTGCCAGAGGCCAGCAGACCGCATCAGTGGCAGGCTGACGAGGAGGCTGTACGCAAGGGCAAATGTAACTTTGCTGTTCGG taCCTGGGGCTTGTCGAGGTGGAGGAGTCGAGAGGAATGCATGTTTGTGAGGAGGCTGTTAAAAAGCTGAAAGTT AGTGGCAAAAAGACGGTAAAAGCAGTGCTGTGGGTTTCAGCTGATGGACTCAGGGTGGTTGATGACAAAACTAAG GACCTCATTGTGGACCAGACCATCGAGAAGGTTTCCTTCTGCGCTCCTGACCGGAACTACGACAAGGCCTTCTCCTACATCTGCAGAGATGGAACCACCAGACGGTGGATGTGCCACTGCTTCATGGCTCTGAAAGACTCG GGTGAGAGACTGAGCCATGCAGTCGGCTGTGCCTTCGCTGCCTGTCTGGAGAGAAAGCAGCGCAGAGAGAAGGAGTGTGGTGTGACGGCTTCTTTCGATGCCAGTCGCACTTCCTTTGTGCGCGAGGGCTCCTTCCGCATCAATTCATCTTCCAGCCAGCAGGGCAGCAGCAGTGAGCGAGATGAGAAGatgcaggataaaaagaaaG ATCAGCCCTCTGTCGTCCCAGCTCTCCCTCCTGGCTCCGCCTCTCCACCCGAGGGGACGGCGTCCCAGATGGAGCGTCCAGAACCAGGTGGGCCCCACGCCATCCCTCGCCGCCATGCACCCATCGAACAGCTGGTTCGCCAAGGCTCATTCAGGGGATTTCCAGCTCTCAGTCAGAAGAACTCTCCCTTTAAGAGACAGCTGTCGCTTCGCCTCAATGACCTGCCATCCACTCTGCAGCGCAAAACAGACTTTGAGGCCAAGAACCCTG AGATGGACATGGGGTTGCCTTGTGAGGGTGACAGTAGTATAAATGCACTGTGTTGCCAGATCAACACATCCTTCGCCAACCCATCAGACGAGCTCTTCTCCAACCCATCTATGTCTGCAAATTGCCCTCCGACCTGCACTGTGCCCCCAATTTTGCCTCCTCCGCCTGCACCTGTCCAGG tCACCTCATCCTGGGTGCAGCCAGAACCTTCTCTCCACTCCCCTCCTCCAGTTTCTGCTGCACTGCAGAGCGGTCACAAGCGCACCCCCTCAGAGGCTGAGAGATGGCTGGAGGAGGTCTCTAAGGCTGTCAAAGCCCAGCAGACGCCTCCCTCTGGGCCCATCATACCCACCATCCCTGGACCCCCTTCCGTAACCAGTCATCATATATCCACACAGGCGACATTGTCCTCTGCCCCAGTATCTTCTGTCCCCTTGCCCCTCGGTACTTTGCCCAAATCTCTTATCTCTGGCCCTTCTGCCCTTCCGTGTCAAACCCAAATGCCTCTCCCACCCATGTCAATATCATCTGTCCCTCTAATACCAGGTCCTCCAGTGTCAGGCCCCCCAATGTCTCTCCCATCCATGTCCATCCCAACTATGTCTGGCCCGAGCATGTCCGGAGCCCCCATGATGCAGGGCTCTCTGCCTGGGCTTCCTGGCTCCCTTCCAAGTGCAATGCAACCATTCCCCCTTGCTTTTGATGCCACTCCAGCCCCTGTTGGGATGTTTGCCAACCAGCCGGTCCAACCTGCCTTCATGCCCATGCAGACCTACATGCCTGGTCTGGCTAGCAGCATGACTTACCCCAACGCCAGCGTGCCAGTGGTAGGCATCACACCATCACAAATGGTGGCCAATGCCTTTTGCACCGCCACAGGCTCATCAGGCACAGGTCCGACCATGGGCTCGGCAGCTGGAGGGTCCAAAGTGGGGCCCTTGGGCACTGTCGGGCATCACCACTCCTATCCTGGAGCGGCCGGTGCAACCGGACACCCCTCAGGGTTTAACACAGCTACGTTTTCCTCCACTCCACCTCTGTCGTCAGCCATTAACGGCCTCCCACCCCACAGCAGTGCAGCCGCAATGAACCTCCAAAACGGGACTTCGGTCAGTGGTGGCAGTGGAGAGAGCTGGCCTCCAGAGGGCAGCCAACTAACCGCTCCAGGGGTTAGCGACTCCCAAGACGATGATCGTTTTGAAGCCAAGTGGGCGGCACTGGAGACAAAAGGAGCGACACAATCGACAGGGAACAAGGCACCGGCTGCCACAGCCAATCCATTCTCCAACAGTctgcaaaaaacatttgagattgAGCTCTGA
- the LOC102227270 gene encoding numb-like protein isoform X2 translates to MPIYGATRRSREHVTPEMNKLRQSLRRKKPTYVPEASRPHQWQADEEAVRKGKCNFAVRYLGLVEVEESRGMHVCEEAVKKLKVSGKKTVKAVLWVSADGLRVVDDKTKDLIVDQTIEKVSFCAPDRNYDKAFSYICRDGTTRRWMCHCFMALKDSGERLSHAVGCAFAACLERKQRREKECGVTASFDASRTSFVREGSFRINSSSSQQGSSSERDEKMQDKKKDQPSVVPALPPGSASPPEGTASQMERPEPGGPHAIPRRHAPIEQLVRQGSFRGFPALSQKNSPFKRQLSLRLNDLPSTLQRKTDFEAKNPEMDMGLPCEGDSSINALCCQINTSFANPSDELFSNPSMSANCPPTCTVPPILPPPPAPVQVTSSWVQPEPSLHSPPPVSAALQSGHKRTPSEAERWLEEVSKAVKAQQTPPSGPIIPTIPGPPSVTSHHISTQATLSSAPVSSVPLPLGTLPKSLISGPSALPCQTQMPLPPMSISSVPLIPGPPVSGPPMSLPSMSIPTMSGPSMSGAPMMQGSLPGLPGSLPSAMQPFPLAFDATPAPVGMFANQPVQPAFMPMQTYMPGLASSMTYPNASVPVVGITPSQMVANAFCTATGSSGTGPTMGSAAGGSKVGPLGTVGHHHSYPGAAGATGHPSGFNTATFSSTPPLSSAINGLPPHSSAAAMNLQNGTSVSGGSGESWPPEGSQLTAPGVSDSQDDDRFEAKWAALETKGATQSTGNKAPAATANPFSNSLQKTFEIEL, encoded by the exons ATGCCGATTTATGGAGCAACTAGACG ttCCAGGGAGCACGTGACCCCGGAGATGAACAAGCTTCGTCAGAGTCTGAGGAGGAAGAAGCCCACCTATGTGCCAGAGGCCAGCAGACCGCATCAGTGGCAGGCTGACGAGGAGGCTGTACGCAAGGGCAAATGTAACTTTGCTGTTCGG taCCTGGGGCTTGTCGAGGTGGAGGAGTCGAGAGGAATGCATGTTTGTGAGGAGGCTGTTAAAAAGCTGAAAGTT AGTGGCAAAAAGACGGTAAAAGCAGTGCTGTGGGTTTCAGCTGATGGACTCAGGGTGGTTGATGACAAAACTAAG GACCTCATTGTGGACCAGACCATCGAGAAGGTTTCCTTCTGCGCTCCTGACCGGAACTACGACAAGGCCTTCTCCTACATCTGCAGAGATGGAACCACCAGACGGTGGATGTGCCACTGCTTCATGGCTCTGAAAGACTCG GGTGAGAGACTGAGCCATGCAGTCGGCTGTGCCTTCGCTGCCTGTCTGGAGAGAAAGCAGCGCAGAGAGAAGGAGTGTGGTGTGACGGCTTCTTTCGATGCCAGTCGCACTTCCTTTGTGCGCGAGGGCTCCTTCCGCATCAATTCATCTTCCAGCCAGCAGGGCAGCAGCAGTGAGCGAGATGAGAAGatgcaggataaaaagaaaG ATCAGCCCTCTGTCGTCCCAGCTCTCCCTCCTGGCTCCGCCTCTCCACCCGAGGGGACGGCGTCCCAGATGGAGCGTCCAGAACCAGGTGGGCCCCACGCCATCCCTCGCCGCCATGCACCCATCGAACAGCTGGTTCGCCAAGGCTCATTCAGGGGATTTCCAGCTCTCAGTCAGAAGAACTCTCCCTTTAAGAGACAGCTGTCGCTTCGCCTCAATGACCTGCCATCCACTCTGCAGCGCAAAACAGACTTTGAGGCCAAGAACCCTG AGATGGACATGGGGTTGCCTTGTGAGGGTGACAGTAGTATAAATGCACTGTGTTGCCAGATCAACACATCCTTCGCCAACCCATCAGACGAGCTCTTCTCCAACCCATCTATGTCTGCAAATTGCCCTCCGACCTGCACTGTGCCCCCAATTTTGCCTCCTCCGCCTGCACCTGTCCAGG tCACCTCATCCTGGGTGCAGCCAGAACCTTCTCTCCACTCCCCTCCTCCAGTTTCTGCTGCACTGCAGAGCGGTCACAAGCGCACCCCCTCAGAGGCTGAGAGATGGCTGGAGGAGGTCTCTAAGGCTGTCAAAGCCCAGCAGACGCCTCCCTCTGGGCCCATCATACCCACCATCCCTGGACCCCCTTCCGTAACCAGTCATCATATATCCACACAGGCGACATTGTCCTCTGCCCCAGTATCTTCTGTCCCCTTGCCCCTCGGTACTTTGCCCAAATCTCTTATCTCTGGCCCTTCTGCCCTTCCGTGTCAAACCCAAATGCCTCTCCCACCCATGTCAATATCATCTGTCCCTCTAATACCAGGTCCTCCAGTGTCAGGCCCCCCAATGTCTCTCCCATCCATGTCCATCCCAACTATGTCTGGCCCGAGCATGTCCGGAGCCCCCATGATGCAGGGCTCTCTGCCTGGGCTTCCTGGCTCCCTTCCAAGTGCAATGCAACCATTCCCCCTTGCTTTTGATGCCACTCCAGCCCCTGTTGGGATGTTTGCCAACCAGCCGGTCCAACCTGCCTTCATGCCCATGCAGACCTACATGCCTGGTCTGGCTAGCAGCATGACTTACCCCAACGCCAGCGTGCCAGTGGTAGGCATCACACCATCACAAATGGTGGCCAATGCCTTTTGCACCGCCACAGGCTCATCAGGCACAGGTCCGACCATGGGCTCGGCAGCTGGAGGGTCCAAAGTGGGGCCCTTGGGCACTGTCGGGCATCACCACTCCTATCCTGGAGCGGCCGGTGCAACCGGACACCCCTCAGGGTTTAACACAGCTACGTTTTCCTCCACTCCACCTCTGTCGTCAGCCATTAACGGCCTCCCACCCCACAGCAGTGCAGCCGCAATGAACCTCCAAAACGGGACTTCGGTCAGTGGTGGCAGTGGAGAGAGCTGGCCTCCAGAGGGCAGCCAACTAACCGCTCCAGGGGTTAGCGACTCCCAAGACGATGATCGTTTTGAAGCCAAGTGGGCGGCACTGGAGACAAAAGGAGCGACACAATCGACAGGGAACAAGGCACCGGCTGCCACAGCCAATCCATTCTCCAACAGTctgcaaaaaacatttgagattgAGCTCTGA
- the LOC102227270 gene encoding numb-like protein isoform X3 encodes MGEAIELSSREHVTPEMNKLRQSLRRKKPTYVPEASRPHQWQADEEAVRKGKCNFAVRYLGLVEVEESRGMHVCEEAVKKLKVSGKKTVKAVLWVSADGLRVVDDKTKDLIVDQTIEKVSFCAPDRNYDKAFSYICRDGTTRRWMCHCFMALKDSGERLSHAVGCAFAACLERKQRREKECGVTASFDASRTSFVREGSFRINSSSSQQGSSSERDEKMQDKKKDQPSVVPALPPGSASPPEGTASQMERPEPGGPHAIPRRHAPIEQLVRQGSFRGFPALSQKNSPFKRQLSLRLNDLPSTLQRKTDFEAKNPEMDMGLPCEGDSSINALCCQINTSFANPSDELFSNPSMSANCPPTCTVPPILPPPPAPVQVTSSWVQPEPSLHSPPPVSAALQSGHKRTPSEAERWLEEVSKAVKAQQTPPSGPIIPTIPGPPSVTSHHISTQATLSSAPVSSVPLPLGTLPKSLISGPSALPCQTQMPLPPMSISSVPLIPGPPVSGPPMSLPSMSIPTMSGPSMSGAPMMQGSLPGLPGSLPSAMQPFPLAFDATPAPVGMFANQPVQPAFMPMQTYMPGLASSMTYPNASVPVVGITPSQMVANAFCTATGSSGTGPTMGSAAGGSKVGPLGTVGHHHSYPGAAGATGHPSGFNTATFSSTPPLSSAINGLPPHSSAAAMNLQNGTSVSGGSGESWPPEGSQLTAPGVSDSQDDDRFEAKWAALETKGATQSTGNKAPAATANPFSNSLQKTFEIEL; translated from the exons ttCCAGGGAGCACGTGACCCCGGAGATGAACAAGCTTCGTCAGAGTCTGAGGAGGAAGAAGCCCACCTATGTGCCAGAGGCCAGCAGACCGCATCAGTGGCAGGCTGACGAGGAGGCTGTACGCAAGGGCAAATGTAACTTTGCTGTTCGG taCCTGGGGCTTGTCGAGGTGGAGGAGTCGAGAGGAATGCATGTTTGTGAGGAGGCTGTTAAAAAGCTGAAAGTT AGTGGCAAAAAGACGGTAAAAGCAGTGCTGTGGGTTTCAGCTGATGGACTCAGGGTGGTTGATGACAAAACTAAG GACCTCATTGTGGACCAGACCATCGAGAAGGTTTCCTTCTGCGCTCCTGACCGGAACTACGACAAGGCCTTCTCCTACATCTGCAGAGATGGAACCACCAGACGGTGGATGTGCCACTGCTTCATGGCTCTGAAAGACTCG GGTGAGAGACTGAGCCATGCAGTCGGCTGTGCCTTCGCTGCCTGTCTGGAGAGAAAGCAGCGCAGAGAGAAGGAGTGTGGTGTGACGGCTTCTTTCGATGCCAGTCGCACTTCCTTTGTGCGCGAGGGCTCCTTCCGCATCAATTCATCTTCCAGCCAGCAGGGCAGCAGCAGTGAGCGAGATGAGAAGatgcaggataaaaagaaaG ATCAGCCCTCTGTCGTCCCAGCTCTCCCTCCTGGCTCCGCCTCTCCACCCGAGGGGACGGCGTCCCAGATGGAGCGTCCAGAACCAGGTGGGCCCCACGCCATCCCTCGCCGCCATGCACCCATCGAACAGCTGGTTCGCCAAGGCTCATTCAGGGGATTTCCAGCTCTCAGTCAGAAGAACTCTCCCTTTAAGAGACAGCTGTCGCTTCGCCTCAATGACCTGCCATCCACTCTGCAGCGCAAAACAGACTTTGAGGCCAAGAACCCTG AGATGGACATGGGGTTGCCTTGTGAGGGTGACAGTAGTATAAATGCACTGTGTTGCCAGATCAACACATCCTTCGCCAACCCATCAGACGAGCTCTTCTCCAACCCATCTATGTCTGCAAATTGCCCTCCGACCTGCACTGTGCCCCCAATTTTGCCTCCTCCGCCTGCACCTGTCCAGG tCACCTCATCCTGGGTGCAGCCAGAACCTTCTCTCCACTCCCCTCCTCCAGTTTCTGCTGCACTGCAGAGCGGTCACAAGCGCACCCCCTCAGAGGCTGAGAGATGGCTGGAGGAGGTCTCTAAGGCTGTCAAAGCCCAGCAGACGCCTCCCTCTGGGCCCATCATACCCACCATCCCTGGACCCCCTTCCGTAACCAGTCATCATATATCCACACAGGCGACATTGTCCTCTGCCCCAGTATCTTCTGTCCCCTTGCCCCTCGGTACTTTGCCCAAATCTCTTATCTCTGGCCCTTCTGCCCTTCCGTGTCAAACCCAAATGCCTCTCCCACCCATGTCAATATCATCTGTCCCTCTAATACCAGGTCCTCCAGTGTCAGGCCCCCCAATGTCTCTCCCATCCATGTCCATCCCAACTATGTCTGGCCCGAGCATGTCCGGAGCCCCCATGATGCAGGGCTCTCTGCCTGGGCTTCCTGGCTCCCTTCCAAGTGCAATGCAACCATTCCCCCTTGCTTTTGATGCCACTCCAGCCCCTGTTGGGATGTTTGCCAACCAGCCGGTCCAACCTGCCTTCATGCCCATGCAGACCTACATGCCTGGTCTGGCTAGCAGCATGACTTACCCCAACGCCAGCGTGCCAGTGGTAGGCATCACACCATCACAAATGGTGGCCAATGCCTTTTGCACCGCCACAGGCTCATCAGGCACAGGTCCGACCATGGGCTCGGCAGCTGGAGGGTCCAAAGTGGGGCCCTTGGGCACTGTCGGGCATCACCACTCCTATCCTGGAGCGGCCGGTGCAACCGGACACCCCTCAGGGTTTAACACAGCTACGTTTTCCTCCACTCCACCTCTGTCGTCAGCCATTAACGGCCTCCCACCCCACAGCAGTGCAGCCGCAATGAACCTCCAAAACGGGACTTCGGTCAGTGGTGGCAGTGGAGAGAGCTGGCCTCCAGAGGGCAGCCAACTAACCGCTCCAGGGGTTAGCGACTCCCAAGACGATGATCGTTTTGAAGCCAAGTGGGCGGCACTGGAGACAAAAGGAGCGACACAATCGACAGGGAACAAGGCACCGGCTGCCACAGCCAATCCATTCTCCAACAGTctgcaaaaaacatttgagattgAGCTCTGA
- the LOC102227270 gene encoding numb-like protein isoform X1 — MSLICPHCMMVVPTLSTKSRMPIYGATRRSREHVTPEMNKLRQSLRRKKPTYVPEASRPHQWQADEEAVRKGKCNFAVRYLGLVEVEESRGMHVCEEAVKKLKVSGKKTVKAVLWVSADGLRVVDDKTKDLIVDQTIEKVSFCAPDRNYDKAFSYICRDGTTRRWMCHCFMALKDSGERLSHAVGCAFAACLERKQRREKECGVTASFDASRTSFVREGSFRINSSSSQQGSSSERDEKMQDKKKDQPSVVPALPPGSASPPEGTASQMERPEPGGPHAIPRRHAPIEQLVRQGSFRGFPALSQKNSPFKRQLSLRLNDLPSTLQRKTDFEAKNPEMDMGLPCEGDSSINALCCQINTSFANPSDELFSNPSMSANCPPTCTVPPILPPPPAPVQVTSSWVQPEPSLHSPPPVSAALQSGHKRTPSEAERWLEEVSKAVKAQQTPPSGPIIPTIPGPPSVTSHHISTQATLSSAPVSSVPLPLGTLPKSLISGPSALPCQTQMPLPPMSISSVPLIPGPPVSGPPMSLPSMSIPTMSGPSMSGAPMMQGSLPGLPGSLPSAMQPFPLAFDATPAPVGMFANQPVQPAFMPMQTYMPGLASSMTYPNASVPVVGITPSQMVANAFCTATGSSGTGPTMGSAAGGSKVGPLGTVGHHHSYPGAAGATGHPSGFNTATFSSTPPLSSAINGLPPHSSAAAMNLQNGTSVSGGSGESWPPEGSQLTAPGVSDSQDDDRFEAKWAALETKGATQSTGNKAPAATANPFSNSLQKTFEIEL; from the exons ATGAGTCTGATTTGCCCTCACTGTATGATGGTTGTGCCGACACTGTCGACAAAGTCCAGAATGCCGATTTATGGAGCAACTAGACG ttCCAGGGAGCACGTGACCCCGGAGATGAACAAGCTTCGTCAGAGTCTGAGGAGGAAGAAGCCCACCTATGTGCCAGAGGCCAGCAGACCGCATCAGTGGCAGGCTGACGAGGAGGCTGTACGCAAGGGCAAATGTAACTTTGCTGTTCGG taCCTGGGGCTTGTCGAGGTGGAGGAGTCGAGAGGAATGCATGTTTGTGAGGAGGCTGTTAAAAAGCTGAAAGTT AGTGGCAAAAAGACGGTAAAAGCAGTGCTGTGGGTTTCAGCTGATGGACTCAGGGTGGTTGATGACAAAACTAAG GACCTCATTGTGGACCAGACCATCGAGAAGGTTTCCTTCTGCGCTCCTGACCGGAACTACGACAAGGCCTTCTCCTACATCTGCAGAGATGGAACCACCAGACGGTGGATGTGCCACTGCTTCATGGCTCTGAAAGACTCG GGTGAGAGACTGAGCCATGCAGTCGGCTGTGCCTTCGCTGCCTGTCTGGAGAGAAAGCAGCGCAGAGAGAAGGAGTGTGGTGTGACGGCTTCTTTCGATGCCAGTCGCACTTCCTTTGTGCGCGAGGGCTCCTTCCGCATCAATTCATCTTCCAGCCAGCAGGGCAGCAGCAGTGAGCGAGATGAGAAGatgcaggataaaaagaaaG ATCAGCCCTCTGTCGTCCCAGCTCTCCCTCCTGGCTCCGCCTCTCCACCCGAGGGGACGGCGTCCCAGATGGAGCGTCCAGAACCAGGTGGGCCCCACGCCATCCCTCGCCGCCATGCACCCATCGAACAGCTGGTTCGCCAAGGCTCATTCAGGGGATTTCCAGCTCTCAGTCAGAAGAACTCTCCCTTTAAGAGACAGCTGTCGCTTCGCCTCAATGACCTGCCATCCACTCTGCAGCGCAAAACAGACTTTGAGGCCAAGAACCCTG AGATGGACATGGGGTTGCCTTGTGAGGGTGACAGTAGTATAAATGCACTGTGTTGCCAGATCAACACATCCTTCGCCAACCCATCAGACGAGCTCTTCTCCAACCCATCTATGTCTGCAAATTGCCCTCCGACCTGCACTGTGCCCCCAATTTTGCCTCCTCCGCCTGCACCTGTCCAGG tCACCTCATCCTGGGTGCAGCCAGAACCTTCTCTCCACTCCCCTCCTCCAGTTTCTGCTGCACTGCAGAGCGGTCACAAGCGCACCCCCTCAGAGGCTGAGAGATGGCTGGAGGAGGTCTCTAAGGCTGTCAAAGCCCAGCAGACGCCTCCCTCTGGGCCCATCATACCCACCATCCCTGGACCCCCTTCCGTAACCAGTCATCATATATCCACACAGGCGACATTGTCCTCTGCCCCAGTATCTTCTGTCCCCTTGCCCCTCGGTACTTTGCCCAAATCTCTTATCTCTGGCCCTTCTGCCCTTCCGTGTCAAACCCAAATGCCTCTCCCACCCATGTCAATATCATCTGTCCCTCTAATACCAGGTCCTCCAGTGTCAGGCCCCCCAATGTCTCTCCCATCCATGTCCATCCCAACTATGTCTGGCCCGAGCATGTCCGGAGCCCCCATGATGCAGGGCTCTCTGCCTGGGCTTCCTGGCTCCCTTCCAAGTGCAATGCAACCATTCCCCCTTGCTTTTGATGCCACTCCAGCCCCTGTTGGGATGTTTGCCAACCAGCCGGTCCAACCTGCCTTCATGCCCATGCAGACCTACATGCCTGGTCTGGCTAGCAGCATGACTTACCCCAACGCCAGCGTGCCAGTGGTAGGCATCACACCATCACAAATGGTGGCCAATGCCTTTTGCACCGCCACAGGCTCATCAGGCACAGGTCCGACCATGGGCTCGGCAGCTGGAGGGTCCAAAGTGGGGCCCTTGGGCACTGTCGGGCATCACCACTCCTATCCTGGAGCGGCCGGTGCAACCGGACACCCCTCAGGGTTTAACACAGCTACGTTTTCCTCCACTCCACCTCTGTCGTCAGCCATTAACGGCCTCCCACCCCACAGCAGTGCAGCCGCAATGAACCTCCAAAACGGGACTTCGGTCAGTGGTGGCAGTGGAGAGAGCTGGCCTCCAGAGGGCAGCCAACTAACCGCTCCAGGGGTTAGCGACTCCCAAGACGATGATCGTTTTGAAGCCAAGTGGGCGGCACTGGAGACAAAAGGAGCGACACAATCGACAGGGAACAAGGCACCGGCTGCCACAGCCAATCCATTCTCCAACAGTctgcaaaaaacatttgagattgAGCTCTGA